Proteins encoded together in one Mus caroli chromosome 4, CAROLI_EIJ_v1.1, whole genome shotgun sequence window:
- the LOC110292956 gene encoding GTP-binding nuclear protein Ran-like, with the protein MAAEGDPPLQFKLVLVGDGGTGKTTFVKRHLTGEFEKKYVATLGVEVHPLMFHTSRGPIKFNVWDTAGQEKFGGLRDGYYIQAQGAIIMFDVTSRITYKNVPNWHRDLVRVCENIPIVLCGNKVDVKDRKVKAKSIVFHRKKNLQYYDISAKSNYNFEKPFLWLSRRLTGDSNLEFVAMPALAPPEVAMDPALAKKYERDLEVAQTVALPDEEDDL; encoded by the coding sequence ATGGCCGCAGAGGGAGATCCCCCACTCCAATTCAAGCTTGTCCTCGTGGGCGATGGTGGTACTGGGAAAACAACGTTTGTAAAACGCCACTTGACTGGTGAATTTGAAAAGAAGTATGTGGCCACTCTCGGCGTAGAAGTACATCCTCTGATGTTCCACACCAGCAGAGGGCCCATCAAGTTTAACGTCTGGGACACTGCTGGCCAGGAAAAGTTTGGGGGCCTGCGAGACGGCTATTACATCCAAGCCCAGGGTGCCATTATAATGTTCGATGTAACATCAAGAATTACTTACAAAAATGTGCCCAACTGGCATAGGGATCTGGTACGGGTGTGTGAAAACATCCCCATTGTGCTGTGTGGTAACAAAGTAGATGTTAAAGACAGAAAAGTGAAGGCGAAGTCTATTGTCTTCCACCGCAAGAAGAACCTTCAGTATTACGACATTTCCGCCAAAAGCAACTACAACTTTGAGAAACCCTTCCTCTGGCTCTCCAGAAGACTCACTGGAGACTCCAACTTGGAGTTCGTTGCCATGCCGGCTCTAGCCCCACCTGAGGTGGCCATGGACCCAGCCTTAGCAAAGAAATACGAGCGTGACTTGGAAGTGGCACAGACCGTTGCTCTCCCCGATGAGGAGGATGACTTGTGA